CCACGCCGCCGCCGGCATGGATCAGCGCCTTGCCCTCGGCCTCGCTCACCTCGGCCACATCAAGGAAATTCATCGAGGGCGAGCCCACGAAGGCGGCGACGAACCGGCTGGCCGGCCGCGAATAGACCTCCATCGGCGTGCCGATCTGCTCGATGCGGCGGTTGTTCATCACAACGATGCGGCTGGCCAGCGTCATGGCCTCGGTCTGGTCATGCGTCACGAAAATCATCGTCGTGCCGATGCGCTGGTGCAGCTGCGCCAGTTCCACCCGCGTGCGCACGCGCAATCCGGCATCGAGATTGCTCAGCGGCTCGTCGAGCAGGAAGGCCTTGGGCTCGCGCACGATCGCCCGCCCGATGGCAACGCGCTGCCGCTGGCCGCCCGAAAGCTGGCTCGGCCGCCGGTCGAGCAGCGCGCCGATTTCCAGCATCCGCGCCGCATCGTCCACCCGGCGGGCGATCTCGGCCTTGTCGGTGCCCACATTCTGCAGGCCGAAGCTCATATTCTCGCGCACCGTCATATGCGGATAGAGCGCATAATTCTGGAACACCATGGCCACGCCGCGCTGGTTGGGCGGCAACTGGTCGACCCTGGTATCGCCGATATGGATCTGCCCGGCATTGACCTCTTCAAGGCCCGCAATCATGCGCAACAGGGTGGATTTCCCGCAGCCCGACGGCCCGAGGAACACGATGAACTCGCCCGAGCGAATATGCATCGACACGCTGTCGAGCACCTGCACCGTGCCGTAGGACTTACTGACCTCGTTCAGAACTATATCGGCCATCAATTCCTCCTCGTTTCTGTGAACCGTCAGCTCTCCGGCCAATCGGCTCCTGCGCCCCCTCTCCCCTGAGGGGAGAGGGTTGGGGTGAGGGGTTCAGGGTCAGTAACGAGC
This sequence is a window from Devosia ginsengisoli. Protein-coding genes within it:
- a CDS encoding ABC transporter ATP-binding protein, which gives rise to MADIVLNEVSKSYGTVQVLDSVSMHIRSGEFIVFLGPSGCGKSTLLRMIAGLEEVNAGQIHIGDTRVDQLPPNQRGVAMVFQNYALYPHMTVRENMSFGLQNVGTDKAEIARRVDDAARMLEIGALLDRRPSQLSGGQRQRVAIGRAIVREPKAFLLDEPLSNLDAGLRVRTRVELAQLHQRIGTTMIFVTHDQTEAMTLASRIVVMNNRRIEQIGTPMEVYSRPASRFVAAFVGSPSMNFLDVAEVSEAEGKALIHAGGGVVPTDIAISVLPTRNGLTLGVRPDALKVAEGGSLNGVVELVERLGDRTLLHVRLADGALVVAEDGGKSTLEPGVAVSLAADRSETHLFDAEGAAYHSS